The nucleotide window AACAATGTCAGTTGAGCGAATATTCGATGAACTTGGACACTTTAAAAGGTACTTATATAAATCATTTAAACCGTAATTTGTGAAGTGTATGGTGAATTAAATGTTCTGTTATTAGTAGCCTGAACATTTCCTGCTGTCTCGATCTCAAGAGTAGGCTACTCCTCTTGCGGACGTTAGTTTGTTAACTTGGCTAAGAGTTTAGATCTTCCTATAGCAATTTAAAGAGTATAACGTTGTTGCTCTGGTTTTTTTGGAATAGTAAATGTTGGTTACTAGTCTTTTTGTGGCCAGACATTTCATTAGAGCTTTCAAATCTGATATTTGGGAGAGATTTCGCACACTGTATTTTTACTAGGTTTAAGATTCAGTCCAAACGCACCGACAACGGTGTTGGATTTTCCATTCTGTAGCCTACTCCAAATAAGTAATCTTTAAACTAGGCAAGATCAATTGGCGCGCTGGGAGGCATCAGTCGCCGGAACAAATATATGATGATGATCACCTCTTAAATAGGTGCAGGTCACGTGGTCACAATGCCCTATTACAGCACATGCATACAAAAGAAACTTATCGTAAACAATAAAACATTAATAGCATGTGAGATTAACAATGACAGATGACAACATAATTTAACAAACGGCAACACGTTTAGACTGCATCTGATTGCATGTTGATGATAATCCATCAGCAATGTTGCATTGTATTATAGTTTTTATGGCATTTTTGTAGGAATCACAAAAGCAAAAGATTCTATAGAAACCTTACATAAATCTTTCCACTCATTCATAGGCAGGTCATTGCTTTGATAAAACAGATTGGTCCAGTGGTGAAATGTCTTTCCATTTTtgaacccctctcctctcccctccaaggTTCCAGGCATGTTTGTACTTtgctgcagtgttccaggccaTAGCCTGTGGAATCCACTACCTTGCATCTGTGTTTCTTGTGGAGACGCCAAGCTTCGTCTGTGCACCGCCAGGGAACCTGAGCGACGTGCTGTACGATAACCATACGGGACGCACGCTGGAGGAGGTGTTACCTTTCTTCACACCGGGGAAGGGGCCAGTGGTTGTGCAAACGTCCAGTGGTGACCAATGGGAGCTAAGCCCTTGCAGCTGCGCTTTACGGATCAACCCTACGGACTTCACGTATCAATTTGACGGCAACAAGACGGTGTCAGCGTGCGGCGGGCTCTACGTGTACGACCACAGCGAGGTGTACCAGAGCATTGTGACGGACTGGGAcctggtgtgtgagagggaatgGCTGGCCAAGCTGTGTCAGCCTACCTTCATGCTGGGAGTGTTGATTGGGGCCCTGGTGTTTGGGGACATCGCTGATAGGTAAGCTGCTCTGGAGGTATGCTTTTCAGGGCCCACCAGTCTGTCCAACAGTCAAGTGGGAATTAGATCCTGAAAGCCAGGTGAAGACTCAGGGAGATACAAGGAGGTCAGATCAGGTCTCCGGGATTCAGTTCGGGCCCCCAGGGCTACTCCCTGGCAGCCAACATCACTACCAGCACTAAtaccaaactctctctctctctctctctctctctctctctctctctctctctctctctctctctctctctctctctctctctctctctgcctgtcattacttttttctgtctgtctgtcttgactctcgctctccatccttccctctctcctctccagggtggGCAGGAAGAGGATTCTACAGTTCACCAGTCTGGGGCAGTTCatcttcggtgtgtgtgtggcgttcaCAGGAAACTACTACTTCTTCATAGTTGTCCGCTTCTTCCTCGCCATGGtgagcagggggagggtggagatggccaGCATAGACAAGCCTCACTAAAAAACAGTAATGGGGCTGGTCAAAGGGGGGTGGGAGCCTAATGCTTCTTAGGATTGGTTGGCTGGATCCAGTCTCCTCTAAGTGAGGGAGTTGGATGTCTTTAACTGCTGCTGACATATAATACCTACACTAGAATACTGTCATGTGTCTGTAAGGAGGGCCACGGTCTTAGTCAAGATCAAAGAAAAATCACTAGGTCACAAGGATCTCTTTAACATACAATGGCAGAGCTATACAAtttcatataaaataaaaacacaatataatataaaacataaatataatataaaataaaaaataatatagaataaaaataatactgAATATGTTAAAGTGACAGAGTGTATGGGGTAAAGTGACAGAGTGTCAGTTTGGAGCCTTGTTAAAAAGGCTAGCAGCGGAAAGAAATTGTTGAGAAACTGAGAAAACTGTTCTTGTGACATGaggagaaactgttcttgtgttctctttccccctcctctttctccccccctattcttctcatccttcttccttctgtctctccctcctttcccctcttttccttttttctccctttcttttcctGTCAGTTTTctagtcctctctctttctctccttccactctTCAAATACTCCCTTCCCCACTTTCCTCATCCAGACCTACAGCTGTTGGCATTCATCAATAATCACAACACTGCTCACAACACTTTAATCACACAGTTTGTTGCTGGACTTTGCCTTTGACTAACTTACCATGTCTGATTTTATACCCCAttcccctcacaccccacacccccttaTACACCATCCCCCTTGCACACACCCCTcataccccaccccctcacacacctctgcaGGTGTCCAGTGGTTACCTGGTGGTGGTGTTTGTCTACGTGACTGAGTTCACCGGTAACAAGGTGCGCACGTGGACCTCCATGCACGTGCACGCTTCTTTTGCCGTGGGCATCATGGTGGTGGCCCTGGTGGGCTACCTGGTCCGGGTGTGGTGGGTCTACCAAATCATCCTCTCCGTCTGcacctcccccttcctgctCTTCTGCTGGATGTTCCCAGAGACGCCCTTCTACCTGATGGCCAAGGGCCGCATCCAGGACACCCAGGCCCTGCTGGACATCATGGCCCGCTTCAACGGTCTGGAGTCTGGGCTGAAGGCCACAGACCTCCTGGCCACGGAGGATCAGGGCTCTGGGGAAAAGGAGGCTATGCTTgagtctgggcctgggcctgaggCTGGGCCAAAGTGTGAGCTGGGGTTGCCTGAGAGGAAGCTGAGCATCCTGGATCTTTTTGGCACTTGGAGGATGGCTGGCAGAACGCTGACGGTGTGGGCCATCTGGTTCATTGGCAGCCTGGGCTACTATGTGTTCTCCCTGGGCTCTGTCAACCTTGGGGGGAACCAGTATATCAACCTCTTCCTGGCTGGTGAGTACAGATAGGGGCTGACTCAGGTACAGCTAGGGGCAATGTGTTCAGCATGAACCTGGTAGTGATAATGATATGTGTTTTTTTACATTGCACTGTGGGTTCGCTGAATTGTCGCATTGACAGACTTGCCTACATGAACAGAGTGGCATACATGGGCAGACTAGTCTACATTGGTAGACTAGCCTACATTTAAGTACTAACTTAAATGAACAGTGTAATTGTTGAGCAGCTTCTTAGTTTTGAATGCAGgtagtgtgcaagtgtgtgtgtgtgtgtgtctgtgtgtgagtgagagagactctACATCACAGTTACACAGGTTCTGTGCATTTATGAATGTGGCCTAGTCCACAGACCCAAACAGACCCTTTCCTCAGTGTCTAAAATTAAATGTTGCAGACTGTTGCGTAATCCTATCAGATAAACCCTTCCAACGGCAGGCTACAGGAGCTGTTTCCTAGACAAGCCCCAAAGCCCTTAACCATTACTGCCCTTTACAATCACTTTAGAAATCAGGTCTGAAACTCTGGAATGCCAGCCGGGCggcgacggggtggtggagggtcgcgcacttgatagcatggacaaactacaaagggagagaatcatatttaaaggcacggatcatgtgacaccattaattgatagcgggagcgctaatcgacctgaaccctagtgaccgcccgaccagggaacggggggaaggtagggcgttcttagcggggggagtgagaagtgtacactacgattaagcccgagtgcggagatcggtcttgcctgactgaacttgcgcatgCTTCATTTCAACACATTTCTTGTCAGTCAATTTACAGCAACAGCTGACACCCTGACAGCTGCCACCAGACAGAACGTCTTTGTGTCACCCACTTTTGCCATCTCCTTACCTCTCCTTTCCTCGCCTCTTTATGATTGGCTGTCTGCAGGTGCTGTGGAGTTCCCCTCctatctgattggctgttatGCCATGGACCGGGTGGGCAGGAAGAGGACGTGTGCCCCAGCTCTGCTGCTCAGTgggattgcctgcatgctcatCATTGTGGTGCCAAATGTacgtagagtgtgtgtgtacgtacgtagagtgtgtgtgtatgtatgtacatacATTTCTGTGTGTCCGTGTTTTCTTATAGGATACAATGTGACAAACAACAAATACCACAAAGACTAACAAAAGCACCATAATCCTTTAACATCCTTTAACAGACTATGATATCAGATGTTCTAACCTCATCCATTCATGCCCAGATCTGTATGTAACCCGTAACACACCGGAGCTACAGATATTGTAATGTTGTACCCCCAGTCAGAGTTCCATAGTgtgtacagccgtggccaaaggTATTGGGAGcaatatacattttgtgtttgcaaagcttgctgggccttggcataaaatgactgctaacatcatttcagtaagtcagttctagccaggtgaaaccactctatcattctgattggattttaagagcagattgactgctgtaaaaggggggactatttgcatatattgaacagtttcgccccaaaaaagctttaaaaatatggaatgtgccttattgtattccagtattctgtagaaacatgtgaaaacattttcctcaaatattgAACCAGAACACTTTGCAAAACACTTTTGTCATTGTCAAAACTTATggccatgactgtgtgtgttctgtgataTACgcaggtacgtgtgtgtttaggtgctgGTGGTTTTCTGTGTGTTGGATATGAGCCATAACTCCCAAATAAAAAGTGCCTTTGACCCCAGAGAACCCAGAGTAAACAAAACCAGTGAGCAAGCATCAGGACGTCATCAGGTGAAAATAAAGGCTTCCAGGGCAGGAGatacatagagagaaagagagctagaGAAGGGTTAATCAATTACAGCCGTCTTGAGCAAATATTAGCAAAAACCTACAACAAATAACATAAAAACTGTGGTCTAAAAAAGATCACACAGGATATATTAGTATTACATGGTGTGTAGGAGTATAGTATATCTTATAAAATGGATTGTTTCAGTTTAGGTTGACACCAATTTGGGCCCAGGTTGGCTTTAGGTTGGCTGTATGTTTTTGCTCCGTAGCCGGTACTAGGCTAGTGCTGGGTCTGGAGTCTATGTCTTTAGCCCTGGCAACAGCTGGCTGAGTTTTGAcccttcagctgtgtgtgtgatggcttgAGGAGATCCCAAGGAACAGAGCTCTTTCTACTGACataaaacacaggcacacaaacacaggcacacacacaggcacacaaacacaggcacacacacacacacacacacacacacacacacacatacacaggcacacacacaggcacacaaacctATGCTGACATTGATACGcattcacacaagcacatgcatgcatgcacacacattggtTGTGTTTATAGTGTTATCTTtatcccccctgtcccccaccctatctttctctctccattgttCTCTCCATTCTGCTCTCCAGGATATACAGGTTTTAGCCATCATCCTCAGTATGACAGGCAAGTTTGCCATTGCCATCGCCTTTGGACTAATTTACCTGTACACCTGTGAGCTCTACCCTACCGTCATCaggtactgcacacacacgcacacacacacacacacacacacacacacacacacacacacacacacacacacacacacacgcacacgtctcTTAAAGACATATGATATACCTTACACACTGTATGAtggtggtcgtgtgtgtgtgcccaggtcCCTTGCGGTAGGCAGTGGCAGTATGATGTGTCGTGTGGGCAGTGTGGTGGCTCCGTTCTGCGTGTACCTGGCCGACATCTGGTTGTTCTTACCTCAGgtaccctcctccacctcaggcACCATGTGCTTTACACTCCGTATAACTCACACTGTCTCTGGTTGAATATTGAACTACTGTAATAAAATGTAATAGCACATTCCTGTTCttatccctttttctctctcttaccttgACATCTCTCCTTTcgatcctctctccccagctgatTGTGGGGGTCCTTGCGTTCATCATCGGTGTGATGACCTTCCTGCTACCAGAGACCCTGGGGGAGCCCCTGACTACCACCCTGAAGGAAGCTGAGGCCCTGGGACGCAAGCCCAGCAAGAGGATCCCTGACctggggatggaggatggagtaGAGATGATCCAGAGCTCCAACCACCAGATCAAGGCCTGAGCTGTCAGCCaaccagggacagagagagagagggagagagagagaaggagaaagaaagagaaagaaagagaggaaattaACATAGATGGCGCCCAAAAAATCAAAAAGGGGAGTAAAGAAAGAAACCAAGGCGAAAGCAAGGGTGAGGTTTCTACaaatggaaaaaaataaaatgaatacaaagtacGCTCAGGATCCAACCAAACAACTTCTCATTTGGATACTAAAGAAAACTTTCAgatgaaatatattttttacatcGGCCAAGAGACCAATTATAGAGCAGGGACACCACCCTTCCCAGGAGCCCAGCTTGCTGTTGCCAGGGACGATGGAGCGCGAGCAGTTCTGCTGTTCGACAGATGCCACAGATGTGGTAGTCGTGTGCCTTAGCATCATAGCAACCAGGGAATTTACAAACAGCATGAAGATAATCAGttgcatgtgtatttgtgtgtttgtgtgtgtgtgtgtgtgtgtgtgtaatgaacaAAGTGAGAgtggtgtgagtctgtgtgtctctgtgctcgTACAGTGACACAAGTGAACTGACAGATGATTAGATGACCGCTTCTCTACAGCTATCATGTGAATAGATTCCGGTGgccattttgaagaagaaagaaaacacGCATAAATGCGTAACCACAATAACCAGGCACTAGTTATAGAATCTCAGGGAATCTATTGTGCAGGATCTCACT belongs to Osmerus mordax isolate fOsmMor3 chromosome 8, fOsmMor3.pri, whole genome shotgun sequence and includes:
- the slc22a16 gene encoding solute carrier family 22 member 16, with the translated sequence MSVERIFDELGHFKRFQACLYFAAVFQAIACGIHYLASVFLVETPSFVCAPPGNLSDVLYDNHTGRTLEEVLPFFTPGKGPVVVQTSSGDQWELSPCSCALRINPTDFTYQFDGNKTVSACGGLYVYDHSEVYQSIVTDWDLVCEREWLAKLCQPTFMLGVLIGALVFGDIADRVGRKRILQFTSLGQFIFGVCVAFTGNYYFFIVVRFFLAMVSSGYLVVVFVYVTEFTGNKVRTWTSMHVHASFAVGIMVVALVGYLVRVWWVYQIILSVCTSPFLLFCWMFPETPFYLMAKGRIQDTQALLDIMARFNGLESGLKATDLLATEDQGSGEKEAMLESGPGPEAGPKCELGLPERKLSILDLFGTWRMAGRTLTVWAIWFIGSLGYYVFSLGSVNLGGNQYINLFLAGAVEFPSYLIGCYAMDRVGRKRTCAPALLLSGIACMLIIVVPNDIQVLAIILSMTGKFAIAIAFGLIYLYTCELYPTVIRSLAVGSGSMMCRVGSVVAPFCVYLADIWLFLPQLIVGVLAFIIGVMTFLLPETLGEPLTTTLKEAEALGRKPSKRIPDLGMEDGVEMIQSSNHQIKA